The following proteins are co-located in the Gossypium hirsutum isolate 1008001.06 chromosome A02, Gossypium_hirsutum_v2.1, whole genome shotgun sequence genome:
- the LOC107909341 gene encoding B3 domain-containing transcription factor VRN1 isoform X2 — MENLKFVKNHGNSMSSPAMLSVPSGEVWKVELTKCNGKIWFENGWLELSNHYSLEFGHLLVFRYDGNSNFHVVIFDRTATEILYPYTRYNHIHRRSNIDKSKDDDSTQNLEDISTSRKLREKSQMPCPQPCKMMHSTNSAIKTEIECNGKSEFLAQQIRYEGCPARNDDKSTRHRIIQQLKPHEKDDALERASKTFKSENPFFLVVMQPSYVGLSHSKGYRLAIPANFVRKHLMEELCSITLCNSSGKTWIVTFKNNQIGKKRTSYLLTGWGTFVHDNNIRVGDACAFELINSIEKSFNVVIYQGPHTKCYQSLSSTDIIRPMKRKDQSYASPSGSETLTALEKAKAFQVASAFKSEYPFFISVLQPSYSRRMNIPVIFARKYLAKMHKEAILLLSNGKSWPVIYCQHKIESTGANAIFGSGWRRFSHDNKLEVGDSCVFELIMAAETSMKVTIYKKQAVKDSSLADNSREKQVELHESSVIGTKSALMNEKEDMFNLLLDYNCDASGETLDDILMSNISSPGKALEEASQSYQSFTRE, encoded by the exons ATGGAAAACTT AAAGTTTGTGAAAAATCATGGAAATAGCATGTCAAGCCCAGCAATGCTGAGTGTCCCATCTGGTGAAGTATGGAAGGTGGAACTGACGAAATGTAATGGCAAAATATGGTTTGAAAATGGCTGGCTAGAATTGTCAAACCATTACTCTCTGGAGTTTGGGCATCTTTTGGTTTTTAGATATGATGGGAATAGCAATTTCCATGTAGTCATCTTTGATAGGACTGCTACAGAGATCCTATATCCATACACCAGATATAATCATATTCATAGACGATCCAATATTGACAAATCCAAAGATGATGACTCTACACAGAACCTAGAGGACATCTCTACAAGCAGAAAATTGAGAGAGAAATCACAAATGCCATGTCCACAGCCTTGTAAGATGATGCACAGTACTAATTCAGCTATCAAAACCGAAATCGAGTGCAATGGGAAGTCCGAATTCCTAGCTCAACAAATTAGGTATGAAGGATGTCCAGCTAGAAATGATGATAAAAGCACTAGACATCGTATAATTCAACAATTGAAGCCTCATGAAAAGGATGATGCTCTTGAGAGAGCTAGTAAAACTTTCAAATCCGAGAACCCATTTTTCCTGGTTGTCATGCAACCATCATATGTTGGTCTCAGTCACAGTAAAGGATATAGACTG GCCATACCAGCTAACTTTGTGAGAAAACATTTGATGGAAGAGCTTTGTTCTATAACTCTTTGTAACTCAAGTGGGAAAACTTGGATTGTTACCTTCAAGAACAATCAAATAGGGAAAAAGCGAACTTCATATCTACTGACTGGTTGGGGTACTTTTGTACATGATAACAATATCCGAGTCGGTGATGCTTGTGCCTTCGAGCTGATAAATAGCATCGAAAAATCCTTCAATGTAGTCATTTACCAAGGCCCGCATACAAAGTGTTATCAGTCATTATCTTCAACTGATATCATTCGTCCCATGAAACGGAAGGATCAGTCATATGCAAGTCCAAGCGGCTCAGAAACATTGACTGCTCTCGAAAAAGCTAAAGCTTTTCAAGTAGCTAGTGCCTTCAAATCTGAATATCCATTTTTTATTAGTGTATTACAGCCATCATATTCACGTAGAATG AATATACCAGTGATATTTGCTAGGAAATATCTAGCAAAGATGCACAAAGAGGCCATACTTCTCCTTTCAAATGGAAAATCATGGCCAGTAATATATTGTCAGCACAAGATTGAAAGTACAGGGGCAAATGCAATATTCGGTAGTGGTTGGCGTAGGTTTTCTCATGATAATAAGTTAGAAGTCGGTGATAGTTGTGTCTTTGAACTGATTATGGCTGCTGAAACCTCAATGAAAGTAACCATTTATAAGAAGCAGGCTGTCAAAGACTCATCTTTGG CTGATAATAGTAGAGAGAAACAAGTTGAACTCCATGAAAGCTCGGTGATTGGAACCAAATCTGCTTTGATGAATGAGAAAGAAGATATGTTTAATCTGCTTCTTGATTATAACTGTGATGCCTCGGGAGAAACCTTGGATGACATTTTGATGTCAAATATCAGTTCTCCAGGTAAGGCCTTAGAAGAGGCAAGTCAAAGCTATCAAAGCTTTACAAGAGAATGA
- the LOC121209650 gene encoding B3 domain-containing protein Os06g0112300-like, protein MTELTCLYEQSVQMNFARKYLTMMHKKVIHLLSDGNSWPVIYDPRFEWSYVFLCNGWHRFAVDNNLEVGDACVFELTGGIETSMKVNIYKKQAIEDENLGSSLGILQH, encoded by the exons ATGACTGAACTGACGTGTTTGTATGAACAGAGTGTACAAATGAATTTTGCTAGGAAATATCTCACAATGATGCACAAAAAAGTCATACATCTCCTTTCAGATGGAAACTCATGGCCAGTAATATATGACCCGCGTTTTGAATGGTCCTATGTATTCCTCTGTAATGGATGGCATAGGTTTGCTGTGGATAATAATTTAGAAGTTGGTGACGCTTGTGTCTTTGAACTGACTGGGGGCATTGAAACCTCAATGAAGGTAAACATTTATAAGAAGCAGGCTATTGAAGATGAAAATTTGGGCTCATCCTTGG GTATTTTGCAACACTGA
- the LOC107909341 gene encoding B3 domain-containing transcription factor VRN1 isoform X1, which yields MASSSYQQGNDHLKFISNSPHFFKIILQDTIQNGKLGIPRKFVKNHGNSMSSPAMLSVPSGEVWKVELTKCNGKIWFENGWLELSNHYSLEFGHLLVFRYDGNSNFHVVIFDRTATEILYPYTRYNHIHRRSNIDKSKDDDSTQNLEDISTSRKLREKSQMPCPQPCKMMHSTNSAIKTEIECNGKSEFLAQQIRYEGCPARNDDKSTRHRIIQQLKPHEKDDALERASKTFKSENPFFLVVMQPSYVGLSHSKGYRLAIPANFVRKHLMEELCSITLCNSSGKTWIVTFKNNQIGKKRTSYLLTGWGTFVHDNNIRVGDACAFELINSIEKSFNVVIYQGPHTKCYQSLSSTDIIRPMKRKDQSYASPSGSETLTALEKAKAFQVASAFKSEYPFFISVLQPSYSRRMNIPVIFARKYLAKMHKEAILLLSNGKSWPVIYCQHKIESTGANAIFGSGWRRFSHDNKLEVGDSCVFELIMAAETSMKVTIYKKQAVKDSSLADNSREKQVELHESSVIGTKSALMNEKEDMFNLLLDYNCDASGETLDDILMSNISSPGKALEEASQSYQSFTRE from the exons ATGGCATCTTCTTCATACCAGCAAGGCAATGACcatttaaagtttataagcaaCTCACCTCACTTTTTCAAAATAATTCTCCAAGACACTATCCAGAATGGAAAACTT GGCATTCCCAGAAAGTTTGTGAAAAATCATGGAAATAGCATGTCAAGCCCAGCAATGCTGAGTGTCCCATCTGGTGAAGTATGGAAGGTGGAACTGACGAAATGTAATGGCAAAATATGGTTTGAAAATGGCTGGCTAGAATTGTCAAACCATTACTCTCTGGAGTTTGGGCATCTTTTGGTTTTTAGATATGATGGGAATAGCAATTTCCATGTAGTCATCTTTGATAGGACTGCTACAGAGATCCTATATCCATACACCAGATATAATCATATTCATAGACGATCCAATATTGACAAATCCAAAGATGATGACTCTACACAGAACCTAGAGGACATCTCTACAAGCAGAAAATTGAGAGAGAAATCACAAATGCCATGTCCACAGCCTTGTAAGATGATGCACAGTACTAATTCAGCTATCAAAACCGAAATCGAGTGCAATGGGAAGTCCGAATTCCTAGCTCAACAAATTAGGTATGAAGGATGTCCAGCTAGAAATGATGATAAAAGCACTAGACATCGTATAATTCAACAATTGAAGCCTCATGAAAAGGATGATGCTCTTGAGAGAGCTAGTAAAACTTTCAAATCCGAGAACCCATTTTTCCTGGTTGTCATGCAACCATCATATGTTGGTCTCAGTCACAGTAAAGGATATAGACTG GCCATACCAGCTAACTTTGTGAGAAAACATTTGATGGAAGAGCTTTGTTCTATAACTCTTTGTAACTCAAGTGGGAAAACTTGGATTGTTACCTTCAAGAACAATCAAATAGGGAAAAAGCGAACTTCATATCTACTGACTGGTTGGGGTACTTTTGTACATGATAACAATATCCGAGTCGGTGATGCTTGTGCCTTCGAGCTGATAAATAGCATCGAAAAATCCTTCAATGTAGTCATTTACCAAGGCCCGCATACAAAGTGTTATCAGTCATTATCTTCAACTGATATCATTCGTCCCATGAAACGGAAGGATCAGTCATATGCAAGTCCAAGCGGCTCAGAAACATTGACTGCTCTCGAAAAAGCTAAAGCTTTTCAAGTAGCTAGTGCCTTCAAATCTGAATATCCATTTTTTATTAGTGTATTACAGCCATCATATTCACGTAGAATG AATATACCAGTGATATTTGCTAGGAAATATCTAGCAAAGATGCACAAAGAGGCCATACTTCTCCTTTCAAATGGAAAATCATGGCCAGTAATATATTGTCAGCACAAGATTGAAAGTACAGGGGCAAATGCAATATTCGGTAGTGGTTGGCGTAGGTTTTCTCATGATAATAAGTTAGAAGTCGGTGATAGTTGTGTCTTTGAACTGATTATGGCTGCTGAAACCTCAATGAAAGTAACCATTTATAAGAAGCAGGCTGTCAAAGACTCATCTTTGG CTGATAATAGTAGAGAGAAACAAGTTGAACTCCATGAAAGCTCGGTGATTGGAACCAAATCTGCTTTGATGAATGAGAAAGAAGATATGTTTAATCTGCTTCTTGATTATAACTGTGATGCCTCGGGAGAAACCTTGGATGACATTTTGATGTCAAATATCAGTTCTCCAGGTAAGGCCTTAGAAGAGGCAAGTCAAAGCTATCAAAGCTTTACAAGAGAATGA
- the LOC107944479 gene encoding extra-large guanine nucleotide-binding protein 1 isoform X2 produces the protein MPPPKEVAGFPSEENDEDQQYSFAVEYTGPPVTYDIPRAVPINVEKIPVAAVVSKVPLSNTELHIPVVPPILAPDRNKFSKELLLQPTVSPTSVIAFEERVSEDTNNCLLSGELSSYESGELAELIINNDSSSRGLAAVCSVSNEHSSKLDSCDSFDKSRGSSSRARISNDDDLNQADWGSNESVLSLDYPSSRVSSLKTGDCNNESNGDVRRPQVVTFRDIESDDGLDEDFSQDEVQAQVVRVKREPQTKGKKGSCYRCFKGNRFTEKEVCIVCDAKYCSNCVLRAMGSMPEGRKCVTCIGFPIDELKRGGLGKCSRMLKRLLNDLEVRQIMKAEKLCEANQLPPEYICVNGQALLYEELAILQSCPNPPKKLKPGNYWYDKVSGLWGKEGQKPSKIISPHLNVGGSIRPDASNGNTQVFINGREITKVELRMLQLAGVQVAGNPHFWVNEDGSYQEEGQKNTKGYIWGKAGTKLVCAVLSLPVPSKSSNSCEEQLKSMTSRSVPDYLEQRTLQKILLVGSTGSGSSTIFKQAKILYKDVPFSEDERENIKLTIQTNVYGYLGILLEGRERFEEESLAEMRKRISSKETEPEGSSDGADSKTIYSIGPRLKSFSDWLLKTMVSGNLEAIFPAATREYAPLVEELWKHAAIQETYNRRNELEMLPSVASYYLERVDEILKTDYEPSDLDILYAEGVTSSNGLACVDFSFPQSSPDENIDTAEQHDSLLRYQLIRVQARGFGENCKWLEMFEDVGMVIFCVSLSDYDQYSADGTNKMLLSKKFFETIVTHPTFEQMDFLLILNKFDIFEEKVERVPLTRCEWFDDFHPLISRHRTNTNSNSINNNPTLGQLAFHYVAVKFKRLYSSLTGRKLYVSHVKGLEPNSVDAALKFAREILKWDEERINFSLSEHSFYSTEASSFSH, from the exons ATGCCACCACCCAAGGAGGTTGCTGGTTTTCCAAGCGAAGAAAATGATGAAGACCAACAGTATTCTTTTGCGGTGGAGTATACCGGTCCTCCGGTGACGTACGATATTCCACGGGCTGTTCCAATCAACGTCGAGAAAATCCCAGTTGCGGCTGTTGTTTCTAAGGTACCCCTTTCGAATACTGAACTACATATACCGGTTGTGCCTCCAATTTTAGCACCGGATCGTAACAAGTTTTCTAAAGAATTGCTTCTTCAACCAACTGTTTCACCAACTTCGGTTATTGCTTTTGAAGAAAGGGTTTCTGAGGATACGAATAATTGTTTGTTATCTGGGGAGTTGAGTAGCTATGAGTCTGGGGAGTTAGCTGAATTGATTATTAATAATGATAGTTCTTCGAGGGGATTAGCAGCGGTTTGTTCTGTTAGTAATGAACATTCGAGTAAGCTTGATTCTTGTGATAGCTTTGATAAATCAAGGGGAAGttcttcacgagctaggatatcaAATGATGATGATTTGAATCAAGCTGATTGGGGTTCTAACGAGTCTGTTTTGAGTTTGGATTACCCGTCTTCGCGTGTTTCATCGCTTAAGACAGGGGATTGTAATAATGAGTCAAATGGTGATGTTAGGAGGCCTCAGGTTGTTACTTTTCGAGATATTGAATCGGACGATGGACTCGACGAGGACTTTAGTCAAGATGAGGTGCAAGCTCAGGTTGTTAGAGTTAAAAGAGAGCCGCAAACAAAAGGGAAGAAAGGGTCATGTTATCGATGTTTTAAAGGGAATAGGTTTACTGAGAAGGAGGTTTGTATTGTTTGTGATGCTAAATATTGTAGTAATTGTGTGCTTAGAGCTATGGGGTCTATGCCTGAAGGAAGGAAATGTGTTACTTGTATTGGATTTCCGATTGATGAGTTGAAACGTGGAGGCTTGGGAAAGTGTTCTCGAATGCTTAAACGTTTGCTTAATGATTTGGAGGTAAGACAGATAATGAAGGCTGAAAAGTTGTGTGAAGCAAATCAGCTGCCCCCTGAGTATATTTGTGTGAATGGTCAAGCTCTTTTGTATGAGGAGCTAGCTATATTGCAGAGTTGCCCTAACCCACCCAAGAAGCTAAAGCCCGGAAACTATTGGTATGATAAAGTATCTGGTCTTTGGGGAAAG GAGGGACAGAAACCTTCGAAGATAATTAGTCCCCATCTGAATGTTGGTGGTTCTATCAGGCCAGATGCTAGCAACGGAAACACACAAGTTTTTATAAATGGACGAGAAATCACAAAAGTTGAACTTCGGATGTTGCAG TTGGCAGGGGTTCAAGTTGCAGGCAACCCACATTTTTGGGTGAATGAGGACGGGTCATACCAAGAAGAGGGACAAAAAAATACGAAAGGATATATATGGGGAAAG GCTGGAACAAAGCTTGTCTGTGCTGTATTATCACTGCCTGTTCCTTCTAAATCTTCAAATTCTTGTGAGGAGCAACTGAAAAGCATGACCAGCAGATCTGTTCCTGACTATCTTGAGCAGCGCACATTACAGAAAATTCTGTTGGTTGGATCTACTGGATCTGGGTCAAGTACCATATTTAAGCAG GCAAAGATTCTTTATAAAGATGTACCATTCTCAGAGGATGAGCGAGAAAATATTAAGTTGACTATCCAAACCAATGTGTATGGTTATCTTGGCATCCTTCTTGAGGGCCGTGAACGTTTTGAGGAAGAGAGTTTGGCTGAAATGAGGAAAAGGATAAGTTCCAAGGAAACTGAACCTGAAG GTAGTAGTGATGGTGCTGACAGCAAAACTATCTATTCCATTGGCCCGAGGCTCAAATCATTCTCTGACTGGCTTCTGAAGACTATGGTGTCTGGCAATTTAGAAGCCATTTTTCCAGCTGCTACTCGTGAATATGCTCCATTAGTTGAGGAGCTGTGGAAACATGCAGCCATTCAGGAAACTTACAACAGGAgaaatgaattggaaatgttACCCAGTGTTGCTAGTTATTACCTCGAGCGG GTTGATGAGATATTGAAAACGGACTATGAACCTTCAGATTTAGATATCCTCTATGCTGAAGGTGTTACTTCTTCCAATGGTCTTGCCTGTGTCGACTTTTCTTTTCCCCAATCTTCACCCGATGAAAATATCGACACTGCTGAACAGCATGACTCATTGCTCAG GTACCAATTAATTAGAGTGCAAGCAAGAGGCTTTGGAGAAAATTGCAAGTGGCTAGAGATGTTTGAAGATGTTGGGATGGTCATCTTCTGTGTTTCATTGAGTGACTATGACCAGTACTCGGCTGATGGGACTAATAAGATGCTACTGAGCAAGAAATTCTTTGAAACCATTGTTACTCATCCAACATTTGAGCAGATGGACTTCCTTTTAATACTAAACAAGTTTGATATATTCGAGGAAAAGGTAGAACGGGTACCATTGACTCGATGCGAGTGGTTTGATGATTTTCATCCCCTGATCAGTCGTCATCGTACAAATACAAATAgcaacagcattaataataaccCTACCCTGGGACAGTTAGCTTTCCATTATGTTGCTGTCAAGTTCAAGAGACTTTATTCTTCACTCACTGGCCGGAAGTTGTATGTTTCACACGTGAAGGGACTGGAACCCAACAGCGTTGATGCTGCACTTAAATTTGCAAGGGAGATTCTAAAATGGGATGAAGAGAGAATCAACTTCAGCTTAAGTGAACACTCATTTTACAGCACCGAAGCAAGTTCCTTCTCTCATTGA
- the LOC121212172 gene encoding B3 domain-containing protein_Os12g40080: MASSSHQQGNSHLKFISSSPYFFKIILQDTIQNGKLGIPRKFVKNHGNSMPSLAMLSVPSGAVWKVELTKSDGKIWLENGWLEFLNHYSLDIGHLLVFRYDGTSNFHVIIFDKSASGIQYPFTRNNHSRSSEILKLNINESKDDGSIQILENISPSRKTREKYKSPCPQSIRMTRSTDSAMKTECNLKSAQQFGHNGKGDKSTSHRRIQRLKAHAEVKALERASITFKSETPFFLVAMYPCHDKRCRLVVIYKGQHANCHQILASEMQYPYTRDNHSQSDEILEQNIEESEDDDTTEILEVISPSRKIREELQSPCPRSHKMMISTNSAIKTKTVCNGKKGDKRTSHHTIRQLKTQESLRLLREFAIPCNFVKEHLMKEHFSVILCNSSGKTWIATFKQRKIGKKLTSYLVAGWGTFARENNNQVGDVCAFELINNSIDISFKVVIYQGQHANGHQSLAATDVFHLVKLKAPTCASRSSSEPPVKHKAPSYASQGCPEPLTALEKAKAFQMAGAFKSENPFFVVVLQPSYVHGNKLVSFSFEAC, translated from the exons ATGGCTTCTTCTTCTCACCAGCAAGGCAATAGCcatttaaagtttataagcaGTTCACCTTATTTCTTCAAAATAATTCTCCAAGACACTATACAGAATGGAAAACTT GGAATTCCCAGAAAGTTTGTGAAAAACCATGGAAATAGCATGCCAAGCCTAGCAATGCTCAGTGTCCCGTCTGGTGCAGTATGGAAAGTAGAGCTAACAAAATCTGATGGTAAaatatggcttgaaaatggcTGGCTAGAATTTTTAAACCATTACTCTTTGGACATTGGACACCTTTTAGTTTTTAGATATGATGGGACTAGCAATTTCCATGTAATCATCTTTGATAAGAGTGCTTCAGGGATACAATATCCCTTCACCAGAAATAATCATAGCCGGTCCAGTGAAATTCTGAAGCTGAATATCAATGAATCCAAAGATGATGGCTCTATACAGATCCTAGAGAACATCTCTCCAAGCAGGAAAACAAGAGAGAAATACAAATCGCCATGTCCGCAGTCAATTAGGATGACGAGAAGTACTGATTCAGCTATGAAAACCGAATGTAATTTGAAGTCAGCTCAACAATTTGGACATAATGGAAAAGGTGATAAAAGCACAAGTCATCGTAGGATTCAACGATTGAAGGCTCATGCAGAGGTTAAGGCTCTTGAGAGAGCTAGTATTACTTTTAAGTCTGAAACCCCATTTTTCCTGGTTGCCATGTACCCATGTCATGATAAAAGGTGTAGACTG GTAGTCATTTACAAAGGCCAGCATGCAAATTGTCATCAAATATTAGCTTCAGAGATGCAATATCCATACACCAGGGATAACCATAGTCAATCAGACGAAATTCTGGAGCAGAATATCGAGGAATCTGAAGATGATGACACTACAGAGATCCTAGAGGTCATCTCTCCAAGCAGGAAAATAAGAGAGGAACTGCAGTCGCCATGTCCTCGGTCTCATAAGATGATGATAAGTACTAACTCAGCTATCAAAACCAAAACTGTGTGCAATGGGAAGAAAGGTGATAAAAGAACAAGTCATCATACAATTCGACAGTTGAAAACACAAGAAAGTTTAAGGCTCTTGAGAGAGTTC GCCATACCATGCAACTTTGTCAAGGAACATCTGATGAAAGAGCATTTTTCTGTAATTCTTTGCAACTCAAGTGGGAAAACTTGGATTGCTACGTTCAAGCAAAGAAAAATAGGGAAAAAGCTAACTTCATATCTAGTAGCTGGTTGGGGTACTTTTGCAAGGGAAAACAATAACCAAGTAGGTGATGTTTGTGCCTTTGAGCTGATTAATAATAGCATCGATATATCCTTTAAAGTAGTCATTTACCAAGGTCAGCATGCAAACGGTCATCAGTCATTAGCTGCAACTGATGTGTTTCATCTGGTGAAACTGAAGGCTCCGACATGTGCAAGTCGAAGCTCCTCAGAACCACCTGTGAAACACAAGGCTCCATCATATGCAAGTCAGGGCTGCCCAGAACCATTGACTGCTCTCGAAAAAGCTAAAGCTTTTCAAATGGCTGGTGCTTTCAAATCCGAAAATCCATTCTTTGTTGTTGTCCTACAGCCATCGTATGTTCATGGAAATAAATTGGTGAGTTTTTCATTTGAAGCCTGCTAG
- the LOC107944479 gene encoding extra-large guanine nucleotide-binding protein 1 isoform X1, whose amino-acid sequence MPPPKEVAGFPSEENDEDQQYSFAVEYTGPPVTYDIPRAVPINVEKIPVAAVVSKVPLSNTELHIPVVPPILAPDRNKFSKELLLQPTVSPTSVIAFEERVSEDTNNCLLSGELSSYESGELAELIINNDSSSRGLAAVCSVSNEHSSKLDSCDSFDKSRGSSSRARISNDDDLNQADWGSNESVLSLDYPSSRVSSLKTGDCNNESNGDVRRPQVVTFRDIESDDGLDEDFSQDEVQAQVVRVKREPQTKGKKGSCYRCFKGNRFTEKEVCIVCDAKYCSNCVLRAMGSMPEGRKCVTCIGFPIDELKRGGLGKCSRMLKRLLNDLEVRQIMKAEKLCEANQLPPEYICVNGQALLYEELAILQSCPNPPKKLKPGNYWYDKVSGLWGKEGQKPSKIISPHLNVGGSIRPDASNGNTQVFINGREITKVELRMLQLAGVQVAGNPHFWVNEDGSYQEEGQKNTKGYIWGKAGTKLVCAVLSLPVPSKSSNSCEEQLKSMTSRSVPDYLEQRTLQKILLVGSTGSGSSTIFKQAKILYKDVPFSEDERENIKLTIQTNVYGYLGILLEGRERFEEESLAEMRKRISSKETEPEAGSSDGADSKTIYSIGPRLKSFSDWLLKTMVSGNLEAIFPAATREYAPLVEELWKHAAIQETYNRRNELEMLPSVASYYLERVDEILKTDYEPSDLDILYAEGVTSSNGLACVDFSFPQSSPDENIDTAEQHDSLLRYQLIRVQARGFGENCKWLEMFEDVGMVIFCVSLSDYDQYSADGTNKMLLSKKFFETIVTHPTFEQMDFLLILNKFDIFEEKVERVPLTRCEWFDDFHPLISRHRTNTNSNSINNNPTLGQLAFHYVAVKFKRLYSSLTGRKLYVSHVKGLEPNSVDAALKFAREILKWDEERINFSLSEHSFYSTEASSFSH is encoded by the exons ATGCCACCACCCAAGGAGGTTGCTGGTTTTCCAAGCGAAGAAAATGATGAAGACCAACAGTATTCTTTTGCGGTGGAGTATACCGGTCCTCCGGTGACGTACGATATTCCACGGGCTGTTCCAATCAACGTCGAGAAAATCCCAGTTGCGGCTGTTGTTTCTAAGGTACCCCTTTCGAATACTGAACTACATATACCGGTTGTGCCTCCAATTTTAGCACCGGATCGTAACAAGTTTTCTAAAGAATTGCTTCTTCAACCAACTGTTTCACCAACTTCGGTTATTGCTTTTGAAGAAAGGGTTTCTGAGGATACGAATAATTGTTTGTTATCTGGGGAGTTGAGTAGCTATGAGTCTGGGGAGTTAGCTGAATTGATTATTAATAATGATAGTTCTTCGAGGGGATTAGCAGCGGTTTGTTCTGTTAGTAATGAACATTCGAGTAAGCTTGATTCTTGTGATAGCTTTGATAAATCAAGGGGAAGttcttcacgagctaggatatcaAATGATGATGATTTGAATCAAGCTGATTGGGGTTCTAACGAGTCTGTTTTGAGTTTGGATTACCCGTCTTCGCGTGTTTCATCGCTTAAGACAGGGGATTGTAATAATGAGTCAAATGGTGATGTTAGGAGGCCTCAGGTTGTTACTTTTCGAGATATTGAATCGGACGATGGACTCGACGAGGACTTTAGTCAAGATGAGGTGCAAGCTCAGGTTGTTAGAGTTAAAAGAGAGCCGCAAACAAAAGGGAAGAAAGGGTCATGTTATCGATGTTTTAAAGGGAATAGGTTTACTGAGAAGGAGGTTTGTATTGTTTGTGATGCTAAATATTGTAGTAATTGTGTGCTTAGAGCTATGGGGTCTATGCCTGAAGGAAGGAAATGTGTTACTTGTATTGGATTTCCGATTGATGAGTTGAAACGTGGAGGCTTGGGAAAGTGTTCTCGAATGCTTAAACGTTTGCTTAATGATTTGGAGGTAAGACAGATAATGAAGGCTGAAAAGTTGTGTGAAGCAAATCAGCTGCCCCCTGAGTATATTTGTGTGAATGGTCAAGCTCTTTTGTATGAGGAGCTAGCTATATTGCAGAGTTGCCCTAACCCACCCAAGAAGCTAAAGCCCGGAAACTATTGGTATGATAAAGTATCTGGTCTTTGGGGAAAG GAGGGACAGAAACCTTCGAAGATAATTAGTCCCCATCTGAATGTTGGTGGTTCTATCAGGCCAGATGCTAGCAACGGAAACACACAAGTTTTTATAAATGGACGAGAAATCACAAAAGTTGAACTTCGGATGTTGCAG TTGGCAGGGGTTCAAGTTGCAGGCAACCCACATTTTTGGGTGAATGAGGACGGGTCATACCAAGAAGAGGGACAAAAAAATACGAAAGGATATATATGGGGAAAG GCTGGAACAAAGCTTGTCTGTGCTGTATTATCACTGCCTGTTCCTTCTAAATCTTCAAATTCTTGTGAGGAGCAACTGAAAAGCATGACCAGCAGATCTGTTCCTGACTATCTTGAGCAGCGCACATTACAGAAAATTCTGTTGGTTGGATCTACTGGATCTGGGTCAAGTACCATATTTAAGCAG GCAAAGATTCTTTATAAAGATGTACCATTCTCAGAGGATGAGCGAGAAAATATTAAGTTGACTATCCAAACCAATGTGTATGGTTATCTTGGCATCCTTCTTGAGGGCCGTGAACGTTTTGAGGAAGAGAGTTTGGCTGAAATGAGGAAAAGGATAAGTTCCAAGGAAACTGAACCTGAAG CAGGTAGTAGTGATGGTGCTGACAGCAAAACTATCTATTCCATTGGCCCGAGGCTCAAATCATTCTCTGACTGGCTTCTGAAGACTATGGTGTCTGGCAATTTAGAAGCCATTTTTCCAGCTGCTACTCGTGAATATGCTCCATTAGTTGAGGAGCTGTGGAAACATGCAGCCATTCAGGAAACTTACAACAGGAgaaatgaattggaaatgttACCCAGTGTTGCTAGTTATTACCTCGAGCGG GTTGATGAGATATTGAAAACGGACTATGAACCTTCAGATTTAGATATCCTCTATGCTGAAGGTGTTACTTCTTCCAATGGTCTTGCCTGTGTCGACTTTTCTTTTCCCCAATCTTCACCCGATGAAAATATCGACACTGCTGAACAGCATGACTCATTGCTCAG GTACCAATTAATTAGAGTGCAAGCAAGAGGCTTTGGAGAAAATTGCAAGTGGCTAGAGATGTTTGAAGATGTTGGGATGGTCATCTTCTGTGTTTCATTGAGTGACTATGACCAGTACTCGGCTGATGGGACTAATAAGATGCTACTGAGCAAGAAATTCTTTGAAACCATTGTTACTCATCCAACATTTGAGCAGATGGACTTCCTTTTAATACTAAACAAGTTTGATATATTCGAGGAAAAGGTAGAACGGGTACCATTGACTCGATGCGAGTGGTTTGATGATTTTCATCCCCTGATCAGTCGTCATCGTACAAATACAAATAgcaacagcattaataataaccCTACCCTGGGACAGTTAGCTTTCCATTATGTTGCTGTCAAGTTCAAGAGACTTTATTCTTCACTCACTGGCCGGAAGTTGTATGTTTCACACGTGAAGGGACTGGAACCCAACAGCGTTGATGCTGCACTTAAATTTGCAAGGGAGATTCTAAAATGGGATGAAGAGAGAATCAACTTCAGCTTAAGTGAACACTCATTTTACAGCACCGAAGCAAGTTCCTTCTCTCATTGA